A genome region from Macaca fascicularis isolate 582-1 chromosome 3, T2T-MFA8v1.1 includes the following:
- the NPVF gene encoding pro-FMRFamide-related neuropeptide VF isoform X2 — MEIISSKLFILLTLATSSLLTSNISYADELMMSSLHSKENYDKYSEPRGYPKRERSLNFEELKDWGPKNVIKMSTPAVNKMPHSVTNLPLRFGRTTEEERSAGATANLPLRSGRNMEETGIPENG, encoded by the exons atggaaattatttcatCAAAACTATTCATTTTATTGACTTTAGCCACTTCAAGCTTGTTAACATCAAACATTTCTTATGCAGATGAATTAATGATGTCCAGtcttcacagcaaagaaaattatGACAAATATTCTGAG CCTAGAGGCTAcccaaaaagggaaagaagcctcAATTTTGAGGAACTAAAAGATTGGGGACCAAAAAATGTCATTAAGATGAGTACACCTGCAGTCAACAAAATGCCACACTCAGTCACCAACTTGCCATTGAGATTTGGGAGGACCACTGAAGAAGAAAGAAGCGCTGGAGCAACAGCCAACCTGCCTCTGAGATCTGGAAGAAATATGGAG
- the NPVF gene encoding pro-FMRFamide-related neuropeptide VF isoform X1 has protein sequence MEIISSKLFILLTLATSSLLTSNISYADELMMSSLHSKENYDKYSEPRGYPKRERSLNFEELKDWGPKNVIKMSTPAVNKMPHSVTNLPLRFGRTTEEERSAGATANLPLRSGRNMEVSLVRRVLNLPQRFGRTTTAKSVCRTLSDLCQGSLHSPCANDLFYSMTCQHQEIQNPDQKRSRRLVFQKMDDAELKQEK, from the exons atggaaattatttcatCAAAACTATTCATTTTATTGACTTTAGCCACTTCAAGCTTGTTAACATCAAACATTTCTTATGCAGATGAATTAATGATGTCCAGtcttcacagcaaagaaaattatGACAAATATTCTGAG CCTAGAGGCTAcccaaaaagggaaagaagcctcAATTTTGAGGAACTAAAAGATTGGGGACCAAAAAATGTCATTAAGATGAGTACACCTGCAGTCAACAAAATGCCACACTCAGTCACCAACTTGCCATTGAGATTTGGGAGGACCACTGAAGAAGAAAGAAGCGCTGGAGCAACAGCCAACCTGCCTCTGAGATCTGGAAGAAATATGGAGGTGAGCCTCGTGAGACGGGTTCTTAACCTGCCCCAAAGGTTTGGGAGAACGACAACAGCCAAAAGTGTCTGCAGGACGCTGAGTGATTTATGTCAAGGATCCTTGCATTCACCATGTGCCAATGACTTATTTTACTCCATGACCTGCCAGCACCAAGAAATCCAGAATCCCGATCAAAAACGATCAAG